The Synergistaceae bacterium genome contains the following window.
TAATGCAGTTTGGAAGTGGGTTCGTAGATTCTTTTAGAATGATGAGATGGTCCATGGGAGGACTGCAGGCCGTAGGATACTCCGATCTATACCTCATGTTTCCGGCACTTATAGGGATATTTTTGATTGCTTATATAAGAGCACCCGAGCTAAATCTTTTCGTTTGTGGAGAAGACATAGCAGCTAGTCGAGGGGTTTCTGTTAACTCTCTAAAAAGACTTCTTTTTGTTGTCGTTTCTTTGGTCGTAGGTGTGGCTGTTTCGATTTGTGGCCCGATCGGCTTTGTGGGATTAATGGTGCCGCATATATGCAGAAAACTTGTAGGGACGGATCACAGAAGACTTACAATTGCTTCTGCCATTTTTGGCGGAACCTTTTTAGTTCTCTGCGACACAGCTTCAAGGACATTTTGGGCTCCGACAGAAGTGCCCGTAGGTGTGCTTACTTCTTGTCTAGGATCAATTTTCTTTCTTCTGCTTTTATTGTATGGGAAAAAATAATATTTA
Protein-coding sequences here:
- a CDS encoding iron ABC transporter permease, with protein sequence MRRFTFPLLILSFIIVILLSPFVGAQMVPVSVLTRAGKDSGLYNILWDLRVPRVLLGWAVGSTLAISGMIFQALFRNSLASPDMLGVSTGAACGAVLYIRMGFAFSVFNVIPGLSLFAFIGALIATSAIYIAGNIRRGGMSEATLLLAGIAMSFLFASINMIMQFGSGFVDSFRMMRWSMGGLQAVGYSDLYLMFPALIGIFLIAYIRAPELNLFVCGEDIAASRGVSVNSLKRLLFVVVSLVVGVAVSICGPIGFVGLMVPHICRKLVGTDHRRLTIASAIFGGTFLVLCDTASRTFWAPTEVPVGVLTSCLGSIFFLLLLLYGKK